A genome region from bacterium includes the following:
- the hemC gene encoding hydroxymethylbilane synthase, with protein sequence MKITIGARTAKVSLVYAKSVAKLLETAGAEVKLKPIPVIGDSLDVGLAGQRGVHVFTKEIDEALAKGEIDLAVHDMSHLAATLPPNVSIAAVPARLDPSEAFLSNKAKRLAALPKGARIGVAGASRAPQLAHMGRDFQIMSIITDAEANLRAVSDGAADAVIMSSAELMRLGVAKAILERLPLDKLIPAVGQGALAVEVRSDRKDLIKFVAAACHHPASGVSMKAERAFLKAISQAAGAVFAANAEVVPSGLSIVGFVSRSEGSGFASDKEGGKIEEAAELGKRLAEKLFKKFQAN encoded by the coding sequence ATGAAGATAACCATAGGCGCCAGGACTGCCAAGGTATCGCTCGTCTACGCCAAGTCAGTCGCGAAACTCCTGGAGACCGCGGGCGCAGAGGTGAAGCTCAAGCCGATCCCGGTCATCGGGGATTCCCTCGACGTGGGGCTCGCGGGCCAGCGCGGCGTCCACGTGTTCACCAAGGAGATAGACGAGGCGCTGGCAAAGGGCGAGATCGACCTCGCTGTCCACGACATGTCGCACCTGGCGGCCACGCTCCCCCCGAACGTATCCATAGCGGCGGTTCCGGCGAGGCTCGATCCCAGCGAGGCCTTCCTCTCCAACAAGGCGAAGAGACTCGCGGCGCTGCCGAAGGGCGCGCGCATAGGCGTGGCCGGCGCGAGCAGGGCGCCGCAGCTTGCGCACATGGGCAGGGATTTCCAGATAATGTCCATCATCACGGACGCCGAGGCCAACCTGCGCGCCGTGAGCGACGGCGCGGCCGACGCGGTGATCATGTCGTCGGCCGAGCTCATGAGGCTGGGCGTGGCAAAGGCGATCCTCGAGCGCCTGCCCCTGGACAAGCTCATCCCCGCTGTCGGGCAGGGCGCGCTTGCGGTGGAGGTGAGGAGCGACCGCAAGGATCTCATAAAATTCGTCGCAGCGGCCTGCCATCACCCGGCGTCGGGGGTCTCGATGAAGGCCGAGCGCGCGTTCCTCAAGGCGATCTCGCAGGCTGCGGGCGCGGTCTTTGCGGCTAACGCAGAGGTCGTGCCCTCCGGGCTTTCGATCGTGGGCTTCGTGTCCCGCTCCGAGGGAAGCGGGTTCGCGTCGGACAAAGAGGGCGGCAAGATCGAGGAAGCCGCGGAGCTTGGCAAAAGATTGGCCGAAAAACTCTTCAAGAAATTTCAGGCAAATTAA
- a CDS encoding RluA family pseudouridine synthase — MPRLIDHLRSLKLTNREVRDLLDTGKVMYCGVPTADGGREVDAALVTLRRDAPRIRPNRDLAIIHRDPHMVVVYKPPGMLSVPSPGRRDVKSVIGVVGHLIGAAFPVHRLDEPTSGLMMVALTERCQLLIKDILFDHRVERGYLALVNGQFPKEPCTVRTQLVRNRGDGLRGSAAEGEEDGAKEAVTHLRLREYLGKGASLVEARLETGRTHQVRIHLSEKGHPILGDELYAPPGLTRAAPRLALHAFKLGFTHPVTGKKMDFEAPLADDLEVLRRRLLRQER; from the coding sequence ATGCCGCGTCTGATCGACCATCTGAGATCGCTCAAGCTCACGAACCGGGAGGTCCGCGACCTGCTCGACACGGGCAAGGTCATGTACTGCGGCGTGCCGACCGCGGACGGGGGGCGCGAGGTCGATGCAGCTCTCGTCACGCTGCGGCGCGATGCGCCGCGCATCCGGCCCAACCGCGACCTGGCCATCATCCACCGCGATCCGCACATGGTCGTGGTGTACAAACCGCCGGGCATGCTCTCAGTCCCGTCCCCCGGCAGGCGCGATGTGAAGAGCGTCATAGGCGTGGTCGGGCATCTTATCGGCGCGGCCTTTCCCGTGCATCGCCTCGACGAACCCACCTCGGGTTTGATGATGGTGGCGCTCACCGAGCGGTGTCAGCTCCTCATCAAGGATATCCTCTTCGACCATCGGGTGGAGCGCGGCTACCTCGCTCTGGTTAACGGCCAATTCCCGAAGGAGCCGTGCACCGTGCGCACCCAGTTGGTGCGCAATCGAGGCGACGGCCTTCGCGGCAGCGCCGCGGAGGGGGAGGAGGACGGCGCCAAGGAAGCGGTGACGCACTTGAGACTTCGCGAATATCTCGGCAAGGGCGCCTCTCTTGTCGAGGCGCGTCTGGAGACCGGCCGGACCCATCAGGTTCGCATCCACTTAAGCGAGAAGGGCCATCCCATCCTGGGCGACGAGCTGTACGCGCCGCCCGGTCTTACGCGGGCTGCGCCGCGTCTGGCGCTGCACGCGTTCAAGCTTGGGTTTACGCACCCGGTCACCGGAAAGAAGATGGATTTCGAGGCGCCGCTGGCCGACGACCTCGAGGTCCTGCGCCGCCGCCTGCTGCGTCAGGAGAGATGA
- a CDS encoding flavin reductase family protein, protein MRQIAIGKEGMINSAPAMPVFLIGANVDGRANFMTAAWSGVGCAEPLMLTVPIRHARYTLKGIDENGTLSFCIPPIDLVKETDFCGIASGAKVDKVKACGFKVFYGKTGTAPLIEQCPINIECSVHEKLDLGSHVLVIGKVEEIYAAESCMAEGKPDIDKMSAFIYTATPAREYRTIGKGIARAFSVGKEIKS, encoded by the coding sequence ATGAGACAGATCGCGATAGGCAAAGAGGGGATGATCAACAGCGCGCCTGCGATGCCGGTCTTTCTGATCGGCGCCAACGTGGACGGAAGGGCCAATTTCATGACTGCGGCATGGTCGGGGGTGGGTTGCGCCGAGCCGCTCATGCTCACGGTGCCGATAAGGCACGCCCGCTACACGCTGAAGGGGATCGACGAAAACGGCACGCTCTCTTTCTGCATCCCTCCGATCGATCTCGTGAAGGAGACCGACTTCTGCGGCATCGCCTCGGGGGCCAAGGTGGACAAGGTCAAGGCCTGCGGCTTCAAGGTGTTCTACGGAAAGACAGGGACGGCCCCGCTCATCGAGCAGTGCCCGATCAATATCGAGTGCAGCGTGCACGAGAAGCTCGATCTGGGCAGCCACGTGCTCGTCATAGGCAAGGTGGAGGAGATATATGCCGCCGAGTCGTGCATGGCAGAGGGCAAACCCGATATCGATAAGATGAGCGCCTTCATCTACACCGCGACCCCGGCGAGGGAGTATCGTACGATAGGAAAGGGTATCGCGAGGGCGTTCAGCGTCGGCAAAGAGATCAAGTCCTGA
- the purB gene encoding adenylosuccinate lyase — protein MIERYSRPEMAALWSDESRFDLWLAIEIAVCEAWARRGAIPKDALSTIKSKAAFDAVRVGEIEADVHHDVIAFLTAIAEKVGPDSRFIHMGMTSSDLIDTAFAVQLKRAGLSIAKGIDELRAVIAKLARDHKDTLMMGRSHGIHAEPITFGLKAAVWYDEFGRHAKRLQDAIETISTGKLSGAVGTFAHIEPAMEEEVLRRFELKPAPVSTQIVQRDRHAHYFCTLAGIAASIEKVAVEIRHLQRTEVGEAAEPFGKGQKGSSAMPHKRNPILCENLAGLARIVRANAMAALEDVALWHERDISHSSVERVIAPDSTMLADFMLARLAKVLAGLTVNAERMKSNMEASFGLYNSQEVMLALVREGVTREEAYKAVQDAAMKSWKEERRFFDVLMEDDLIKKKIGEPALKKLFDVKQHLRHVDTIFERVFKK, from the coding sequence ATGATAGAGAGATATTCCAGGCCTGAGATGGCCGCCCTCTGGAGCGATGAATCCCGCTTTGACCTGTGGCTCGCGATCGAGATCGCCGTCTGCGAGGCGTGGGCAAGGCGCGGCGCCATACCCAAAGATGCGCTCTCGACCATCAAGTCAAAGGCCGCCTTCGACGCGGTTCGCGTGGGTGAGATCGAGGCGGATGTGCACCACGACGTGATCGCATTTCTCACCGCAATCGCCGAGAAGGTGGGCCCGGACTCCCGCTTCATCCACATGGGCATGACCTCCTCCGATCTCATCGACACCGCGTTCGCGGTGCAGCTCAAGCGCGCCGGCCTCTCCATCGCAAAGGGGATCGATGAGCTCCGCGCAGTCATAGCCAAGCTCGCGCGCGACCATAAGGACACGTTGATGATGGGACGGTCGCACGGCATTCACGCCGAACCGATCACCTTCGGCCTCAAGGCCGCCGTCTGGTACGACGAGTTCGGCAGGCACGCGAAGCGCCTGCAGGACGCCATAGAGACGATCTCGACGGGCAAGCTCTCGGGCGCGGTCGGCACGTTCGCGCACATCGAGCCGGCGATGGAGGAAGAGGTCCTGCGGCGATTCGAGCTTAAGCCTGCGCCGGTCTCGACGCAGATCGTTCAGCGCGACCGCCACGCGCATTATTTCTGCACGCTGGCCGGCATCGCCGCATCCATAGAGAAGGTCGCCGTGGAGATCCGCCATCTTCAGCGCACCGAGGTCGGCGAGGCGGCGGAGCCGTTCGGCAAGGGGCAGAAGGGCAGCTCCGCGATGCCCCACAAGAGAAACCCGATCCTGTGCGAAAACCTGGCCGGCCTCGCGCGCATCGTACGCGCCAACGCGATGGCCGCGCTCGAGGATGTGGCGCTCTGGCACGAGAGGGACATCTCGCACTCATCCGTGGAGCGCGTGATAGCCCCGGACTCCACGATGCTTGCGGACTTCATGCTCGCCAGGCTCGCGAAGGTGCTGGCAGGGCTCACGGTGAACGCGGAGCGGATGAAGTCCAACATGGAGGCGTCGTTCGGCCTGTACAACTCGCAGGAGGTGATGCTCGCGCTGGTGAGGGAGGGCGTCACCCGCGAGGAGGCGTACAAGGCGGTGCAGGATGCGGCGATGAAGTCGTGGAAGGAAGAGCGGCGGTTCTTCGACGTGCTGATGGAGGACGATCTCATCAAAAAGAAGATAGGCGAACCGGCTCTCAAGAAGCTCTTCGACGTGAAACAGCACTTGAGACACGTGGATACGATATTTGAGAGGGTGTTCAAAAAGTAA
- the purS gene encoding phosphoribosylformylglycinamidine synthase subunit PurS produces the protein MQAKVYVTLKKGVHDPQGEAVRHTLGSMGHKGISGVRVGKYIEVTLAEMPKEKAEAELKEICEKLLANTVIESYRYDIEGQG, from the coding sequence ATGCAGGCAAAAGTATACGTAACACTGAAAAAGGGCGTGCACGATCCGCAGGGCGAGGCGGTGCGCCACACGCTGGGCAGCATGGGGCACAAGGGAATAAGCGGCGTGCGCGTGGGCAAGTACATAGAGGTGACGCTCGCGGAGATGCCCAAGGAGAAGGCCGAGGCGGAGCTCAAGGAGATCTGCGAGAAGCTCTTGGCCAACACGGTGATAGAGAGCTACAGGTATGACATCGAAGGTCAAGGATAA